The sequence GTCAGCGCCGCCTTGCCGAAATACGGCGTGCGGCCCTTCTGCCCGGACATCGAGGGGAAGCCGAGAACCCCGTCCTCGTACGCCACCTTGCCCTGCACCACGCCCAGCCCGAAGCCCCAGAAGGTGAAGTCCCGCAGGGAGAGGTTCGCCTCCACGCGCACGTCGTTGTACGGCCCCACCACCGAGAAGCCCGCCGTCCCCTTCCCCGCCCAGGGCAGCTCGGCGATGGCCCCGTAGTCCGACAGGTCCATCTCGCCTTGCCCGCGGACCTCCAGCCCCCGGGACGTGTCGAAGAAGAGCGTCACGTCCGCGTTCACCCGGGAGCGGCCGGACTCCACCTGGGCCCCGGCGAAGGACACGCGGTCCGGGAGGATCTTCAGCTGGGTCTGCACGCGCCCCTGCTCGAACGTGAGCAACGTGAGCCCGTCGCGCTCCGGGACATCGAAGGCATGCGTGGCCAGCACGAAGCGCCCGGTGCGCACGTCCATGTCCCCCGCGAGCTGGAAGCGGGGAAACAGGGAGCCCGACAGCTTCCCGCTCGCGGTCGCCGGGAAATCCACCCAGGAGCCCTTGAGCCCCGCCTGCGCCAGGATGCGGCCCAGCGACGCGTCATACGTCGCCACCTCCACCTGCACGGGGAACCCCGGCACGAGCCGCACCAGGCCACGAATCTCGGCCCGCCCATTGCCCACGGGCACCGTCAGCTGCTCCACCCGGAGCTGCTCGCCCGAGTAGAGCAGCCGGGCCGAGAGGGAGGAGGGCCCAAACCGGCCGTAGGCGAGGTTGCTCGCGGACAGCTCCATGCTCACGTGGGGCGCCGCCGGAGGCCCATTCACCGTCAGCCGGGACCAGAGGTGCCCCGAGGCGGGCTGCGGCAACACCCCCGTGCGCGACAGCGCGCTCAGCGGCAGGAACACCTGCGCATCCAGCGCGAGCTGCGGCTCGCAGAACGACTCCACGCGGCCCGAGAGGCTCACGCTGGCCTCGTCCAGGGCCACCTCGGCGCGGTTGAACTCCACCAGCTCCGAGTCCACATCCAGGCCGCCGGTCAGCACCAGGCGCCGCAGGGGCACCTCGCCGCGGTCCGGCCCCAGCCACACCTTGCCCCGCTGCGCCTCCACGTCGAACTCGGCGACGCCCCAGCGGTCCCTCCACTCCACATCCAGGTCCGTCACCTCCACCCGCCTGCCTTCGGGCAGGGCCAGCCGGACCTGGGCGCCGGTGAGCGCCAGCCGGGAGATGCGCAGCCGCCCCAGGGGGCCCAGGCCGCACGCGGACGCCTCCTTCGGCGGCGTGTCCGAGGCACGGGAGAGATCCAGCACCACCCGCGGCCGCTGCACGCGGACCAGCTCCAGGTTCAGCTTGCCGGACAGGGGGCGGATGAACCCCAGCCGCACCTCGGCCATGTCCGCGGCGAACAGCGGCGTGTCGGTGCCGGGGGTGAACAGGGACAGGCCCCGCAGGATGACCCGCTGGCCCAGCGGGTCCAGCTCACACTGGCCAATGCCGACATCCAGCCCGAGCAGCTCGGGCAACTGCCGCCGCGCGAGCGTGCACGCCGCATCCCAGGCCATGGACGTGCGCAGCACCAGGATGGCCCCCAGCAAGAGCAGGAGGATCCCCAGCAGCGCCTTGCGCGCGCCCTGACGGCTCGAAGTGGCCAAAACCGCTACAGCTTACCGAGACCCTCGAGGTAACGGTCGATCTCCGCGAGGTCCACCTTGGAGCCGCTTGGCCGGCTGCTCGACGCCACGGCGGCAGGCGGCTTCGCCAGGCCTTCGGCGGACGGGCTGACCGAGCCCTGGAGGCCCAGATTGTCCGCCACCCGGCGAATCAACTCCTCGGAGATGGACTCCTGGCGCGACAGGAACGCCTCGAAGAGGGCGTTGTCGCACAAGGTGTTGATGACGCGGGGGGTGCCGCCCGAGGCCTGATGGACCGCCAGCAGGGCCTCCGGTGTAAAGGGCATGCGGGGACAGCCCGCGAGCCGCAGCCGGTGCTTGATGTAGGCCTCGGTGGACTCGGCGGTGAACGGCTCCAGCTTGTAGCGGAAGGCCACGCGCTGGGCGAGCGGCGGGTCCAGCTTGAGGTTCTTCTCGATCTCCGGCAGCCCGAAGAACACGAAGGAGATGAGCTTGCGCTCGGGCACTTCCAGGTTCAGCAGCCCCCGGAACTCCTCCATCAGCTCCCGGGTCTCCAGCATCTGCGCCTCGTCGATGAGGACGACGGCCTTCTTGCCGGACTCGTAGATCTGCAGGAGCCGCTGGTAGAGCTGGGACAGGAGCGCCAGCTTCTCCTGGGCGGGGTTCTCCACGCCGAGCTGGAGGGCAATGCGGCGCAGGAGCCAGTTGGCGGTGATGCCCGAGTGGATGATGACGAGCAGCGCCGCCTCGTACTCGGCCTCCGGGAGCGAATCGAGCATCCGCCGCGCCAGCGTCGTCTTCCCCGCGCCAATGTCACCGACAAGGATGGACAGGCCCTTCATGTAGCTGACGGCGTGCATCAGCCGGGTGAGTGCCTGCGAGTGCTGGACGGAGTTGTAATAGAACCGGCTCACCGGCGCGTTGGAGAACGGCTCCGTCGTGAGCTCGAAGAAATCGATGTAGGTCGTCATAGGCTCCGCCGGACTGAACTAAACGTAGCCTACTTTGCGCGCCTTGGGGGTGCCCACCCCGGAAGTGGCCGCTCGCGGGGGGACGGCGGCCGGAGCCGGCGTCAGCGGGTCATCCTCGGGCTCGGTCAGCTCCGCCAGCCGCGCCGCCTGAGACGAGACATCGCGGTACTTCGGGTCGAGGGCGGCCACGCGCTGGTAGTGGTAGAGCGCCTTGCCGTTCTCCCCCGTGCCCTCGTAGGCCGTGGCCAGCTCGAAGCCCAGCGCCTTGGCGGCCTCGCCCGTGGCGTGCGGATGGGCCAGGCCCTCGCGGAAGATCTCCACCGCCTCGGTGTGCTCGCCCCGCATGCCGTGGAGCATGCCGAGCATGGTGATGCAGTCCAGCTCGCGCTTCTTGCCCACGCAGCCCTGGCGCGCCACGCGGAACTCCCCGAGCGCGTCGTCGGTGAGGCCCATTTCCTTGTAGGCGATGCCCAGATCGTAGTGGGTGTCCACGTCCTCGGGCTTCACCACCTTCTCCAGGCCCTTCTTGAACTCGGCGAACACCTCTTCGACCGAGTACTGGAAGTCGTCCTCCGCCGCCGGGGCGGGCGTCCCGCCCAGGTTGTCGATCTCCCCGGCCAGCTCCGCCGCCAGGTCGAACGCGTCGCGCCCCTCGGACTCCTCGCCCAGCGGCTGCACGGCGGGCACCGCCGACTCGGCCGTCTCGGTCTCCTGCGTCGTCGAGGCCTCGCCGCCCGCCTCCAGCGCCTCCAGCCGCGCCATCAGCTCGCTGGCCCGCGCGTGGCCCGGGAAGGCGATCATCACCGTCTCGAGGATCTCCCGCGCCTCCTCGGCCAGCCCCTGATCCAGGAAGAAGCTTGCCTCGTCGCACTCCTCGGACGCAGGCTCTTCCTCGGAGGCGGCCTCCGCCACGGGCTCGGCGGCAGGCGCCTCGTCCTCCGGAGCGAAGGGCTCGTCCGCGGGCGGCTCCATGGCCAGCACGGCGCCCACGACGGTGGTGGCCTCTTCCGGCTCGTCCGGGTAGTCCAGCCCGGTGGAAACGGAGACCTCGGGCTCGCTGTCGAACGGCTCGTCGTCCAGCGGACGCGCCCCGACGCGGGTGGGCAGCGCCTCGTCGTCATCCCCCAGCAGGGGCTGCGCGGAGGCATGCTGGAGCAGATCGGCCGACGGCACGGACGGACGCGTGGGGGGCGGCTCGTCCTCGTCCCCGAGGGCCATGCCCTCCAGCCCCGTCTCGGAGACGATGGGCTCATCGTCCTCGGCGGGCTCCTCCACCAGGTACTCGGAGGACTCGGGCCTCACGTCGGCGAAGGAGGTGTCGTCCTCACTGCCCGCCAGGAGCGGCTCATCGACGAAGGTGGACGACGGCTCGTCGCCCAGCAGCACCCCACTTGCCAGCACCTCGTCGCTGGTGTCGGGGGACAGCATCTCGTCATCGGAGCCGTAGAAGGAGTCCTCTCCGGTGACGACGGTCTCGCCCACCAGCGTCTCGTCGCTGATGATCGTGGACTCGTGGCCCTCATCGACGATCTCGTCGGAGTCCACCCCCGACAGGGTGGCCAGCGCCAGATCGTCCCCGGGAGGCTGCGCGAGCGCGTCATCCGGCGGATCCGCGACGACGATCTCCTCGTCGTTGGACTCGACCAGGATGGCGTCCTCGCCCACGGACTCCACGTGAGCCGCCTGCTGCACTTCCTGCGGCTCCAGCCGGAGCACCACGAGGAACGCGGGCACCTCCGGGTGGGAGGGGTTCTGCTGAAGGATCGTGGCCAGGTAGGGCTGCGCGCGCTGCACGTCCGAGCGGCGCGTGCACAGCCGCAGCACGTTGAGCAGCTGCTCGGAGGCCTGCGCGGTGTTCCCCGCGGCGACGTAGATGTTGTACGCCTTCTCGTGCGCGTCGAGGTTCTCGGGATCGACGGCGAAGATCTTCCGCAGGTGCTCGAGCGCTTTGTCGTGGAGCCCGTACTTGACGTAGACGTCGGTCTCCGTGAGCAGCTTGGCGAGCTGATCCCGGGTGAGCCCCCCTGGGGGCGGTGTCGCCGGGACCGCCGCGGCGGGGGCAGGCCGGGGCACGGGGGCCGGTGTCGCGGGGGTAGGCGCGGGCGCGGCGGCCGCAGGAGCCGGGGCGCGCGCAGGCACAGGCGCCGGGGTCGGAACGGGCGCGGGCGCGGCGGCGCGCGCGGGGGCACGGGCAGGCGCCTGGGCCCGCGAGACGGCCGCGGCCTGGGCGCTCCTCGCGAGCAGCTCCGGATCCTGGGGGTCCAGCTCGGCGATCTTGTCCCAGACGCCGTTGGCCTCCTGGGCACTGCCATTGTCCTGATGGACCTTGGCCAGCTCCTTGTAGACGGAGATCGTCTTGGCGGTCTGCCCCAGGCCCTGGAACGCCTGGGCGAGCATGCTCAGCGTCTCGACGTCCCGGCCGTCGGCCTTGAAGGCCACCTGGAGCTTGGCCAGGGCAC is a genomic window of Stigmatella erecta containing:
- a CDS encoding ExeA family protein, encoding MTTYIDFFELTTEPFSNAPVSRFYYNSVQHSQALTRLMHAVSYMKGLSILVGDIGAGKTTLARRMLDSLPEAEYEAALLVIIHSGITANWLLRRIALQLGVENPAQEKLALLSQLYQRLLQIYESGKKAVVLIDEAQMLETRELMEEFRGLLNLEVPERKLISFVFFGLPEIEKNLKLDPPLAQRVAFRYKLEPFTAESTEAYIKHRLRLAGCPRMPFTPEALLAVHQASGGTPRVINTLCDNALFEAFLSRQESISEELIRRVADNLGLQGSVSPSAEGLAKPPAAVASSSRPSGSKVDLAEIDRYLEGLGKL
- a CDS encoding tetratricopeptide repeat protein — encoded protein: MDKNKIIEAAAKLVAKGAYDKAIKEYQKVLEADPKDVRVLQKMGELYQKKNDNVQAAHFFTKVAESYSSDGFFLKAVALYKQVLKLNPNLLDVNLKLAELHQQLGLMSEAMAYFQIVANHHDKAGDTKASLDTLKRMVDLDPENVASKIKLAELYARENMTAEAVQEFSRAAEYLKKNARADDYQRVAERLSALEPDNIALAKELASGYLAKGDQKRALAKLQVAFKADGRDVETLSMLAQAFQGLGQTAKTISVYKELAKVHQDNGSAQEANGVWDKIAELDPQDPELLARSAQAAAVSRAQAPARAPARAAAPAPVPTPAPVPARAPAPAAAAPAPTPATPAPVPRPAPAAAVPATPPPGGLTRDQLAKLLTETDVYVKYGLHDKALEHLRKIFAVDPENLDAHEKAYNIYVAAGNTAQASEQLLNVLRLCTRRSDVQRAQPYLATILQQNPSHPEVPAFLVVLRLEPQEVQQAAHVESVGEDAILVESNDEEIVVADPPDDALAQPPGDDLALATLSGVDSDEIVDEGHESTIISDETLVGETVVTGEDSFYGSDDEMLSPDTSDEVLASGVLLGDEPSSTFVDEPLLAGSEDDTSFADVRPESSEYLVEEPAEDDEPIVSETGLEGMALGDEDEPPPTRPSVPSADLLQHASAQPLLGDDDEALPTRVGARPLDDEPFDSEPEVSVSTGLDYPDEPEEATTVVGAVLAMEPPADEPFAPEDEAPAAEPVAEAASEEEPASEECDEASFFLDQGLAEEAREILETVMIAFPGHARASELMARLEALEAGGEASTTQETETAESAVPAVQPLGEESEGRDAFDLAAELAGEIDNLGGTPAPAAEDDFQYSVEEVFAEFKKGLEKVVKPEDVDTHYDLGIAYKEMGLTDDALGEFRVARQGCVGKKRELDCITMLGMLHGMRGEHTEAVEIFREGLAHPHATGEAAKALGFELATAYEGTGENGKALYHYQRVAALDPKYRDVSSQAARLAELTEPEDDPLTPAPAAVPPRAATSGVGTPKARKVGYV